One Helicobacter cetorum MIT 00-7128 DNA window includes the following coding sequences:
- a CDS encoding type IV secretory system conjugative DNA transfer family protein — protein MTKNTLKKSSNILYKGFNKGFKGIQTFHNSYYKNLSQALCGILTLGVSVEHPMDLNFKQGVVVGLHNNKPVYYDTPLSTLIIAPPGSGKTAAVAIPNLLTLKSSVVVLDIKGELCDLTAGYRQQVLGNEIYIFNPLGDDNSLKFNPFDKRIVEKLNFDRKRRLAEEVSKTIFTSIDGKEGDSYWREQAGNLFAFYALYDLCVKQESFLFDLAFAPIQNFVPLIHPKSPYYRELYIHKVDQDGNFILDDNNEPMLERDSSGNPILNTQANPENLWYRQVSEQVYLDVNDPRNYDGTVNRLQRDKKGNIIVEEGMLDPIVRNEANKWANSNEKEFASIRNMYSKFTQVFTSYPIKEATSSMSFEYEDLRRKNISLYIKIAQTDIDILAPLIRVLLESIGKNLLLRESKKFNERVYFILDEFVRFGKLPFLLEMPALSRSYGVVIMFITQSNALIEKYYSKEDARIVNNTVAYRVVFKMNDLDYAKQLSEEIGKYTREKRNRSTEKNQVIFGGTSSYSEEGYELVSVQDIMNINKDEVIILVSGHYATPLKLKANYYFKNKRLLKCLNIPLKPNEEVFKGLRKVS, from the coding sequence ATGACAAAAAACACCCTTAAAAAAAGCTCTAACATTCTTTATAAAGGTTTTAATAAAGGTTTTAAAGGTATTCAAACTTTCCATAATAGCTACTATAAAAATCTAAGCCAAGCACTTTGTGGTATTTTAACTCTAGGCGTTAGTGTAGAACACCCTATGGATTTAAATTTCAAACAAGGCGTAGTGGTGGGTTTGCACAACAACAAACCAGTCTATTATGATACGCCTTTATCCACCTTAATCATTGCACCACCTGGAAGTGGTAAAACTGCCGCAGTAGCTATTCCTAATTTGCTAACTTTAAAAAGCTCCGTAGTGGTGCTAGATATTAAGGGAGAATTATGCGATTTAACAGCTGGTTATAGACAGCAAGTCTTAGGCAATGAAATTTATATTTTTAATCCACTAGGCGATGACAATTCCTTAAAATTCAACCCTTTTGATAAGCGCATTGTAGAAAAACTAAATTTTGACAGAAAAAGAAGATTGGCAGAAGAAGTCAGTAAAACTATTTTTACCAGCATTGATGGCAAAGAGGGCGATTCTTATTGGAGGGAGCAGGCTGGAAACTTATTTGCCTTTTATGCTCTTTATGATTTATGCGTTAAGCAAGAAAGCTTTTTGTTTGATTTGGCTTTTGCGCCTATTCAAAACTTTGTTCCCTTAATCCACCCTAAAAGCCCTTATTATAGAGAACTTTATATCCATAAAGTTGACCAAGATGGTAATTTTATATTAGATGACAATAATGAGCCTATGCTAGAAAGAGATAGCAGTGGAAATCCTATCTTAAACACACAAGCTAACCCAGAGAATTTATGGTATAGGCAAGTAAGCGAACAAGTCTATTTAGATGTCAATGACCCAAGAAATTATGATGGCACAGTCAATAGATTACAAAGAGATAAAAAAGGTAACATTATAGTGGAAGAGGGCATGTTAGATCCTATTGTTAGAAATGAGGCGAATAAATGGGCTAATTCTAACGAAAAAGAATTTGCAAGCATTAGAAATATGTATTCAAAATTCACACAAGTATTCACTAGCTATCCTATCAAAGAAGCCACTTCTTCTATGAGCTTTGAATATGAAGATTTAAGGCGTAAAAATATCAGCCTTTATATTAAAATTGCTCAAACTGACATTGATATTCTAGCCCCCTTAATTAGAGTTCTTTTAGAAAGCATAGGTAAAAATCTCTTACTAAGAGAAAGCAAAAAATTTAATGAAAGAGTGTATTTCATTTTAGATGAGTTTGTGAGATTTGGAAAACTTCCTTTTTTATTAGAAATGCCAGCATTAAGTAGGAGTTATGGCGTAGTAATTATGTTTATCACGCAATCTAATGCGCTCATAGAAAAATACTATAGCAAAGAAGACGCTAGAATTGTTAATAACACAGTAGCTTATAGAGTAGTTTTTAAAATGAATGACTTAGATTACGCTAAACAGCTTAGCGAAGAAATAGGCAAATACACACGAGAAAAACGAAATCGCTCTACTGAGAAAAATCAAGTGATTTTTGGTGGCACAAGCTCTTATTCTGAAGAGGGTTATGAATTAGTCTCTGTGCAAGATATTATGAATATCAACAAAGATGAAGTGATTATTCTAGTAAGTGGGCATTATGCAACGCCTTTAAAGCTCAAAGCCAACTATTATTTCAAAAACAAAAGATTGCTTAAATGTTTAAACATCCCTTTAAAACCTAATGAAGAAGTGTTTAAGGGATTAAGAAAGGTGAGTTAA
- a CDS encoding HipA domain-containing protein, which yields MTIKIYKNKQMFGEIVGDNLYLLNTQGVLELNNNAWYLFEELLPEGIDLKIMRKRFRTSDKEMLTLLTNTIGDFSFNCIKDEIILSHINTSTLKFPTILDYSLNIEKEKLEIKEDTILETNIPTQKLSISGHQHKLQVLLKDKTITEGYSNFILKPANVGVCSILSINEHMHMCFMKEFGFEVPFNALIYDERLQDYHYVIQRFDIDNKGEKYAQISLNTLMQHRNNQKYQGSMENISKFLANKLNEKQKLDFLSYVYANVLLNNGDLHKKNISFKQNLDLTPAYDVINCALLNKGFDRNASCLSVKGKLNGININSFKDSITNLGLDVAKTFEKLQSLYAIYKEKYPLYIQTFAEHFDNAKMKNIMIETFCKNIKAQENIKINDKLKERFGFKEPSVQPILPANKPTNAPILNNRYRTTNPKYPYNNRFANNKNKGSRDDDRFGL from the coding sequence ATGACTATCAAAATCTATAAGAATAAGCAAATGTTTGGGGAGATTGTGGGGGACAATCTCTACTTACTCAATACGCAAGGTGTTTTAGAACTAAATAACAATGCTTGGTATTTATTTGAAGAGCTTTTGCCTGAGGGCATAGATTTAAAGATTATGCGCAAGCGTTTTAGAACAAGCGATAAAGAAATGCTTACTCTTTTAACCAACACTATCGGTGATTTTAGTTTTAATTGCATTAAAGATGAAATTATTCTTTCTCATATAAATACTTCTACTCTTAAATTCCCTACCATTTTAGATTACTCCCTAAATATTGAAAAAGAAAAGCTTGAGATTAAAGAGGATACGATTTTAGAAACAAATATCCCCACACAAAAACTATCCATTAGCGGACACCAACATAAATTGCAAGTCCTACTAAAAGATAAGACCATTACAGAAGGTTATTCTAACTTTATTTTAAAACCTGCGAATGTTGGAGTTTGCTCCATATTGAGCATCAATGAGCATATGCACATGTGCTTTATGAAAGAATTTGGTTTTGAAGTGCCTTTTAACGCCCTGATATATGATGAAAGATTGCAAGATTATCATTATGTAATTCAAAGATTTGATATAGATAATAAGGGGGAAAAATACGCTCAAATAAGTTTAAATACACTTATGCAACATAGAAACAATCAAAAATATCAAGGCTCTATGGAAAATATCTCAAAATTTTTAGCCAACAAATTAAATGAAAAGCAAAAACTAGATTTTTTAAGCTATGTTTATGCGAATGTATTATTAAATAATGGAGATTTGCATAAAAAAAATATTTCTTTCAAACAAAACTTGGATTTAACCCCTGCTTATGATGTGATTAATTGTGCTTTGCTTAATAAGGGTTTTGATAGAAATGCGAGTTGTTTGAGCGTTAAGGGCAAGCTTAATGGTATCAATATCAATAGTTTTAAGGATAGCATTACTAATCTTGGGCTTGATGTTGCAAAAACTTTTGAAAAATTGCAGAGTTTATATGCAATATATAAAGAAAAATATCCTTTGTATATCCAAACTTTTGCTGAACATTTTGATAATGCTAAAATGAAAAATATCATGATAGAAACTTTTTGTAAAAATATTAAAGCCCAAGAAAATATAAAAATCAATGACAAGTTAAAAGAGCGATTTGGCTTTAAAGAGCCTAGCGTTCAACCGATTTTGCCAGCAAATAAGCCTACCAATGCACCTATCCTTAATAACAGATATCGCACAACCAACCCCAAATACCCCTATAACAACCGATTTGCCAACAATAAAAACAAAGGGAGCAGAGATGATGATAGGTTTGGTTTGTAG
- a CDS encoding type II toxin-antitoxin system PemK/MazF family toxin, which produces MNTPFDKWNEQKKQINTKPPRRTIVAGSIYWVSIGYNIGYEVYGKSNDFVRPVLVVRKISKSLFLGIPLSSKTHKKARLYHYSFIDSNHTEQIALLHQIRVFDIRRRRNKLAEVSSEVLKSLKERIKEEII; this is translated from the coding sequence ATGAATACACCCTTTGACAAATGGAACGAACAAAAGAAACAAATCAATACTAAGCCCCCTAGACGCACTATAGTGGCTGGGAGTATTTATTGGGTTAGCATTGGCTATAACATAGGTTATGAAGTCTATGGAAAGTCTAACGACTTTGTAAGACCTGTCTTAGTAGTGAGAAAAATTTCTAAATCTCTTTTTCTAGGTATTCCCTTAAGCAGTAAAACACATAAAAAAGCACGCCTTTATCATTATTCTTTTATAGACAGCAACCATACAGAGCAAATTGCTTTATTGCACCAAATAAGAGTGTTTGATATTAGGCGTAGGCGCAACAAACTCGCTGAAGTATCAAGTGAAGTTTTAAAAAGTCTAAAAGAAAGAATAAAAGAAGAAATCATATAA
- a CDS encoding type IV secretion system protein encodes MDSSNPLGVQSTPLANDVNWYKAFIGEVETFFNTLLETFSKELGGMVHTAMNSLFAFLIVLYIVNRVKNQDLVERKHLVMIAVFLGYLIFYNWSIRNPTQSQQEFFTLIETPANMVSSIVQKADRKINGYIGNINSSLKNRSFIVERNIQKTWESFSQIVDKMWDIKIGINNILKPLICFLFIGSYLIANVALFVFIMLYIVISFLEYTIYKLFYVLFIPLVFFQQTRGFAWTYVKKLVSLTFYMPLIMVVSSFNMVGIDYALGNLDLTAFVNNNHANIASILMHCVFAIILTIILILLAKKIPDVINAIFGTQGTIADAGNMISNIVQTGGMVGAAVAGMAKRGYVNASGGQGGAMGVAKGVVGAVGNSALGVATGGVSHLAQEGISKASNMLKPKISVERFSAPHRDWE; translated from the coding sequence ATGGATAGCAGTAATCCATTAGGGGTTCAATCTACACCACTAGCAAATGATGTAAATTGGTATAAAGCCTTTATAGGCGAAGTAGAAACTTTTTTTAATACTCTTCTTGAAACTTTTTCAAAAGAATTGGGCGGTATGGTTCATACCGCCATGAATAGTCTTTTTGCCTTTCTTATTGTCTTATATATTGTCAATAGGGTAAAAAATCAAGATTTAGTTGAACGCAAACACTTAGTTATGATTGCTGTCTTTTTAGGATATTTAATATTTTATAATTGGAGCATTAGAAACCCAACACAATCACAACAAGAATTTTTTACTTTAATTGAAACTCCAGCAAATATGGTTAGTTCTATTGTTCAAAAAGCTGATAGAAAGATTAATGGTTATATTGGCAATATTAATAGCAGTTTAAAGAATAGAAGTTTTATTGTAGAAAGGAATATTCAAAAAACATGGGAAAGTTTTTCTCAAATAGTTGATAAGATGTGGGATATAAAAATTGGTATTAACAATATCTTAAAACCCTTAATTTGTTTTTTATTTATTGGTTCATATTTGATTGCCAATGTTGCACTTTTTGTTTTTATCATGCTTTACATTGTGATTAGTTTCCTAGAATATACTATTTACAAGCTTTTCTATGTGCTGTTTATCCCCTTAGTCTTTTTCCAACAAACAAGAGGTTTTGCTTGGACTTATGTAAAAAAATTAGTGTCTTTGACTTTTTACATGCCGTTGATTATGGTAGTGTCAAGTTTTAATATGGTAGGAATTGATTATGCTTTGGGGAATTTAGATTTAACTGCGTTCGTTAACAATAATCATGCCAACATTGCTAGTATCCTTATGCATTGTGTTTTTGCCATTATTCTTACAATCATTTTAATTTTACTTGCCAAAAAAATCCCAGATGTTATTAACGCTATCTTTGGCACACAAGGCACAATAGCTGATGCAGGCAATATGATTTCTAATATCGTTCAAACTGGTGGTATGGTAGGAGCAGCGGTTGCTGGTATGGCTAAGAGAGGTTATGTGAATGCAAGTGGAGGGCAAGGTGGTGCAATGGGCGTTGCAAAAGGTGTGGTAGGTGCAGTGGGTAATAGTGCGTTAGGTGTTGCTACAGGCGGAGTCTCTCATCTAGCCCAAGAGGGTATTTCAAAAGCCTCTAACATGCTCAAACCTAAAATCTCAGTTGAAAGATTTTCAGCCCCCCATAGAGATTGGGAATAA